A single window of Cryptococcus depauperatus CBS 7841 chromosome 2, complete sequence DNA harbors:
- a CDS encoding transcription elongation factor SPT4 → MPPKSGKAELRACLVCSILQTTNDFMTQGCPNCEDILEMRGSADRVTECTSLLYDGMIAMIEPSESWVARWQRIDRKMRGIYAVRVTGRAPPDVIEAIESRGGVYRPRDAVED, encoded by the exons ATGCCACCAAAAAGTGGGAAAGCAGAGCTCAGAGCATGCCTCGTCTGCTCTATCCTGCAAACTACAAACGACTTTATGACCCAGGGATGCCCCAACTGCGAAGATATACTCGAG ATGAGAGGATCCGCAGATAGAGTCACAGAGTGTACGAGTCTACTGTATGACGGAATGATCGCCATGATTGAGCCTTCAGAGAGCTGGGTAGCTAGATGGCAGCGGATAG ATCGAAAGATGAGAGGTATCTATGCTGTCAGAGTGACTGGGCGTGCTCCGCCAGATGTCATTGAAGCGATTGAATCGAGGGGTGGAGTGTATAGACCTAGGGATGCTGTAGAGGATTAG